The following are encoded together in the Actinoplanes sp. N902-109 genome:
- a CDS encoding RHS repeat-associated core domain-containing protein — MARVRAALGTATVLIASSSVVALSVGADSAAATAASPTIEPVVSPQSQGTMWLYTSPRKNAVAADAAAAQLTDPPSVPKGTGPVRNATQVSFSLTDRLQMKVNVGSGNLLLTSTELTLPGIAGNTTLGASYNSLLLGTSIANGSLGPGWRSRSGADVRLYEASSDNSVTYVAADGVVGKFTVSGSGYKTPGQFKATLEHNGSGWKLTEHDSGKELFFTSDGLLDKIEDRNDNVTDYTWNGSQWSGVTADKGVESGKTVAVSYTDNKISKYRQVGADNSARQASYAYDSSGRLQTIQSATPRKVMFDYSSAGDLTKITTKTDTYVLITYDGQHRVTSVNQVTDNATGQGSVTRFAYTSATETAVADPRQDISQPVTTVPHTTYTLDDEERVTKAVDPEGNERSDSYTPFGDVASSQSPEGGTVTNSFGTNAGESMTKSASPTGASASAAYANAATSTNPTANFQPSSSIDTQGNSSSYSYNGAGNQTSSKDALAAEAKVDYNDDGTLKKSTDPGNDSNGTTYTYDTNKQLTKATAPTGNNLADKSFTYDPFGRLKTVTNGACTTTYTYSDEDRLMNVAYSGTGCPSTTAVAYDYGQTGNLITRTDATGTTTYQYDQLNRLRIRTATNTPVQTYTPDAAGNLVKLTDGRGTTNYYYNSRNWLVRMDTAGGTRYNFKYDKNGNRTHEYFATNETNSTWALHTETTYDKSDRPLRITSTRNSAAPAKVFDDTYCYAKYVSGEACSTDKAKDTGLRQWQKDEIASTVNEFSHDKGNRLTKATSYNGKTYEYDYDTNGNRKSVKVDGTTTQTLTFNSANQVTTTNNAYENRGNQTKVSAPDIGTLSYNAANQLTYAYGPGGEANYTYAGTDQVELVRAGTTKLDYGMDDQYGMAWLQSWTNGTSPTAYVERDGLGTPLGLRMGTTDYAYVLDGTGSVVAVVGSNSTVAATYQYDPYGTATSTSETGLGQPNITRYAGGTYDKASTLTKFGQRWYDSSEGRFTQQDNLSFVGDPARGNRYAYAVSNPVNYTDPTGMYDWNAMVNTWAKDTTIGLVGGCVATIFEGCAGGAVAGGVGGFVTGAIDGVNDGFDD, encoded by the coding sequence ATGGCACGAGTTCGTGCTGCGCTGGGAACGGCGACGGTGCTAATTGCATCCTCGTCGGTCGTCGCGCTGTCGGTCGGGGCCGACTCGGCCGCTGCTACAGCGGCATCGCCGACGATTGAGCCGGTAGTGTCACCCCAAAGCCAAGGGACAATGTGGCTCTATACCAGCCCACGAAAAAATGCTGTGGCGGCGGACGCCGCAGCAGCTCAGCTCACCGATCCGCCGTCGGTCCCCAAAGGAACGGGACCTGTGCGCAATGCGACACAGGTGTCGTTCTCGCTGACGGACCGGCTGCAGATGAAGGTGAACGTAGGGTCAGGCAACCTGCTGCTCACCAGTACGGAGCTGACGCTTCCCGGCATCGCCGGCAACACCACGTTGGGAGCTTCCTACAACAGCCTGCTATTAGGTACAAGCATCGCTAACGGCTCACTCGGCCCTGGGTGGCGCAGCCGCAGCGGCGCCGATGTGCGACTGTACGAAGCTTCCAGCGACAACTCCGTGACGTACGTGGCTGCTGACGGTGTCGTCGGTAAGTTCACCGTCTCCGGGTCCGGCTACAAGACGCCGGGGCAGTTCAAGGCGACGTTGGAGCACAACGGGTCCGGGTGGAAGCTGACCGAGCACGACAGCGGCAAGGAGCTGTTCTTCACCTCCGACGGCTTGCTCGACAAGATTGAGGACCGCAACGACAACGTCACCGACTACACGTGGAACGGCTCGCAGTGGAGCGGCGTCACCGCTGACAAGGGTGTCGAGTCGGGCAAGACCGTGGCGGTGTCGTACACCGACAACAAGATTAGCAAGTACCGGCAGGTCGGTGCGGACAACAGTGCCCGCCAAGCCTCCTACGCCTATGACAGTTCCGGCCGGCTGCAGACCATTCAGAGCGCAACACCGCGCAAGGTGATGTTCGACTACAGCAGCGCCGGTGATCTGACGAAAATCACCACCAAGACTGACACCTACGTACTGATCACCTACGACGGTCAGCACCGCGTCACCTCGGTCAACCAGGTCACCGACAATGCCACCGGGCAAGGCTCGGTGACCCGCTTCGCCTACACCAGCGCCACCGAGACCGCCGTCGCGGACCCGCGCCAGGACATCTCCCAGCCGGTGACCACGGTGCCGCACACCACGTACACGCTCGACGACGAGGAACGCGTCACCAAGGCCGTCGACCCGGAGGGCAACGAGCGCAGCGACTCGTACACGCCGTTCGGTGACGTCGCCAGCTCCCAGTCACCCGAAGGCGGCACGGTGACCAACTCCTTCGGCACCAACGCCGGTGAATCGATGACGAAGTCGGCCTCGCCGACCGGGGCCAGCGCATCTGCCGCTTACGCCAATGCGGCTACTTCGACGAACCCGACGGCCAACTTCCAGCCTTCGTCGTCGATCGATACTCAGGGCAACAGCTCCAGCTATTCCTATAACGGTGCCGGCAATCAGACCTCGAGCAAGGACGCTCTGGCGGCCGAGGCCAAGGTCGACTACAACGACGACGGCACCCTCAAGAAGTCTACCGATCCGGGTAATGACAGCAATGGCACTACCTACACCTACGACACCAACAAGCAGCTGACGAAGGCCACGGCGCCGACCGGTAACAACCTTGCGGATAAAAGCTTCACCTACGACCCGTTCGGTCGTCTCAAGACGGTGACCAACGGCGCCTGCACGACGACGTATACGTACAGCGACGAAGACCGGCTGATGAACGTGGCCTACTCCGGCACCGGCTGCCCCAGCACCACCGCCGTGGCCTACGACTACGGTCAGACCGGCAACCTCATCACCCGTACCGACGCCACCGGCACCACCACGTACCAGTATGACCAGCTCAACCGACTGCGCATCCGCACCGCCACGAACACGCCGGTACAGACGTACACCCCGGACGCCGCCGGAAACCTGGTGAAACTCACCGACGGCCGCGGTACCACCAACTACTACTACAACAGCCGCAACTGGCTCGTGCGGATGGATACCGCCGGCGGTACCCGTTACAACTTCAAGTACGACAAGAACGGCAACCGCACCCACGAGTACTTCGCCACCAACGAGACCAACAGCACGTGGGCATTGCACACCGAAACTACCTATGACAAGTCGGACCGGCCACTGCGCATCACGTCGACGCGGAACTCCGCCGCACCGGCGAAGGTCTTTGACGATACGTACTGCTACGCCAAGTACGTCTCCGGCGAAGCCTGCTCTACCGACAAGGCAAAAGACACCGGTCTGCGGCAGTGGCAAAAAGACGAGATCGCCAGCACGGTCAACGAGTTCAGCCACGACAAGGGCAACCGCCTGACCAAGGCCACCAGCTACAACGGCAAGACCTACGAGTACGACTACGACACCAACGGCAATCGCAAGAGTGTAAAGGTCGACGGCACTACCACCCAGACCCTGACTTTCAACTCGGCCAACCAGGTGACAACCACCAACAATGCTTATGAGAACCGCGGCAACCAGACCAAGGTCAGCGCGCCGGATATCGGCACTCTGAGCTACAACGCCGCCAACCAGCTGACTTACGCGTACGGCCCGGGCGGCGAAGCCAACTACACCTACGCCGGCACCGATCAAGTTGAACTCGTCCGAGCAGGCACCACCAAGCTCGACTATGGCATGGATGACCAGTACGGCATGGCCTGGCTGCAATCCTGGACCAACGGCACCAGCCCCACTGCCTATGTCGAACGCGACGGACTCGGCACCCCCCTTGGGCTGCGGATGGGCACCACCGACTATGCTTACGTCCTCGATGGGACCGGTTCAGTCGTAGCCGTCGTGGGTAGCAACAGCACCGTGGCCGCTACCTACCAGTACGACCCCTACGGAACAGCAACCTCGACCAGCGAAACCGGCCTCGGCCAGCCCAACATCACTCGGTACGCCGGCGGAACGTATGACAAGGCGTCCACGCTGACCAAATTCGGCCAGCGCTGGTACGACTCGAGCGAGGGCCGCTTCACCCAACAAGACAACCTTAGCTTCGTTGGCGACCCCGCCCGCGGGAACCGCTACGCCTACGCCGTCAGTAACCCGGTCAACTACACCGACCCCACAGGCATGTATGACTGGAACGCTATGGTCAACACCTGGGCCAAGGACACCACTATAGGCCTCGTTGGTGGATGTGTTGCCACCATCTTTGAAGGATGTGCAGGAGGAGCCGTCGCCGGTGGCGTTGGTGGCTTTGTTACTGGTGCTATCGACGGCGTCAACGACGGTTTCGACGACTAA
- a CDS encoding BTAD domain-containing putative transcriptional regulator, with product MRRHALDAYTELADNTTSGHAIELLRAAATIDPMHEATHHRLITLLLEAGDRRAAHRLHDTYQDRLARNGLQAGAAFSLLTDRLSKPT from the coding sequence TTGCGCCGGCACGCCCTGGACGCCTACACCGAACTCGCCGACAACACCACCAGCGGCCACGCCATCGAGCTGCTGCGCGCCGCCGCCACCATCGACCCCATGCACGAGGCCACCCACCACCGGCTCATCACCCTGCTCCTCGAAGCCGGCGACCGGCGCGCCGCCCACCGTCTGCACGACACGTACCAGGACCGGCTGGCCCGCAACGGGCTGCAAGCCGGTGCTGCCTTCTCCCTACTGACCGACCGCCTCAGCAAGCCGACATGA
- a CDS encoding N-terminal phage integrase SAM-like domain-containing protein → MRATHGCWAYQLELPLAIGSTRRRQLRRGGFNLRDQAVKERDDAKELLALAAASHEAAAQIATALLAVKTGHPLPDRAVLARRIGAGLPPIAGTPLGDYLWQWHRSRKIQATTLSGYAGHIRNYLQPYLGHIPVDELRVAHIQTMFDAIIDRNTTLEVARQSNDKDLAAAHHGARIVSAATLQRIRATLRKALNDAIRTHRLIEFNPAAHVELPSGKRPKAKIWTAAAVTRWQPSTTGRSPRRSKATPVSAPSPSTRTPQPS, encoded by the coding sequence GTGCGCGCCACCCACGGCTGCTGGGCTTACCAGCTCGAACTTCCTCTCGCCATCGGCTCCACCCGCCGCCGCCAACTACGCCGCGGCGGATTCAACCTTCGAGACCAAGCCGTCAAGGAACGCGACGACGCCAAGGAGCTGCTCGCCCTGGCAGCCGCCAGCCATGAGGCCGCCGCCCAGATTGCTACCGCCCTGCTCGCCGTGAAAACCGGGCATCCCCTACCTGACCGCGCCGTACTCGCTCGCCGCATCGGCGCCGGACTGCCGCCCATTGCCGGCACACCGCTGGGCGACTACCTGTGGCAATGGCATCGCAGCCGCAAAATCCAAGCTACGACCCTGTCCGGATACGCCGGACACATCCGCAACTACCTGCAGCCCTACCTCGGGCACATACCCGTCGACGAACTGCGTGTGGCGCACATCCAAACCATGTTCGACGCCATCATCGACCGCAACACCACCCTCGAAGTCGCCCGGCAGAGCAACGACAAGGACCTCGCCGCCGCCCATCACGGCGCGCGCATCGTGAGCGCCGCGACCCTGCAACGCATCCGAGCCACCCTGCGCAAGGCCCTCAACGATGCCATCCGCACCCACCGGCTCATCGAATTCAACCCAGCGGCCCACGTCGAACTACCCTCCGGCAAACGCCCCAAAGCCAAGATCTGGACCGCTGCCGCCGTCACCCGATGGCAGCCCTCAACAACCGGCCGATCACCAAGAAGGTCAAAAGCGACGCCGGTGAGCGCACCATCACCCTCGACCAGAACACCACAACCATCCTGA
- a CDS encoding endonuclease: MGLHDMPPYRQMALVWRYLLEYTVGEIDAMIRAAEGKTCRSYRFAGCGTYTCQRGDDGRHHLLCNNIPVCAVMPSRRRRATQPPGSWRHSQSCLSWTDGTRYRVQAPPEAWDRETRALVVGVSRRIEVTWQVTLIGEPTDPGLVRSRHRCPIPADWPGYQGIDRPGGRERARLVAELGAQCHLCQQSPGAILDHDHFTGLIRGLLCIGCNNNLEECLHVTGCPRADYLNAPPAARLRLYYPQPDRLAKHDKELRRIAYLGFDPRFQPASRRLPKTVRELPPPPAGTGIDLTAVSEQPLF, encoded by the coding sequence AGTACACCGTCGGCGAAATCGACGCCATGATCCGCGCCGCCGAGGGAAAGACATGCCGGTCCTATCGCTTCGCCGGCTGCGGCACGTACACCTGTCAGCGCGGTGACGACGGAAGGCACCACCTGCTCTGCAACAACATTCCCGTGTGCGCCGTCATGCCATCGCGGCGGCGCCGAGCCACCCAACCACCCGGAAGCTGGCGCCACTCCCAGAGCTGCCTGTCATGGACCGATGGGACCCGATACCGCGTTCAGGCCCCACCAGAAGCGTGGGACCGCGAGACCCGCGCCCTCGTCGTAGGGGTCAGCCGCCGGATCGAGGTCACATGGCAGGTGACACTGATCGGCGAACCCACCGACCCGGGCCTGGTCCGCAGCCGTCACCGCTGTCCCATTCCCGCGGACTGGCCTGGCTATCAAGGCATTGACCGTCCCGGTGGCCGAGAACGGGCCCGGCTCGTCGCCGAGCTCGGCGCACAATGCCACCTGTGCCAGCAATCCCCCGGCGCGATCCTTGACCACGACCACTTCACCGGGCTCATCCGCGGCCTGCTGTGCATCGGCTGCAACAACAACCTCGAAGAATGCCTGCACGTCACCGGTTGCCCGCGGGCCGACTATCTCAACGCGCCACCGGCCGCGCGCCTGCGTCTGTACTACCCGCAGCCGGACCGGCTGGCGAAACACGACAAAGAACTGCGCCGGATCGCCTACCTTGGATTCGATCCAAGGTTCCAGCCCGCCAGCCGGCGCCTGCCGAAAACAGTTCGGGAATTGCCGCCACCACCCGCCGGTACGGGCATCGATCTGACAGCCGTGTCTGAGCAGCCACTTTTCTAG
- a CDS encoding tyrosine-type recombinase/integrase has protein sequence MAALNNRPITKKVKSDAGERTITLDQNTTTILSGYHARRARWQLVSGPDWPDTGLFFVQPNGHAYHPEKVSTRFEQLVADAHLPPIRLHDLRHCAATYLKASGADLKDIQETLGHSSIAITSDTYTSVIHELETERAKADAAARLVPRTTRIEEETMHPAAAVQQALATIHELKPAGTTRRDRSA, from the coding sequence ATGGCAGCCCTCAACAACCGGCCGATCACCAAGAAGGTCAAAAGCGACGCCGGTGAGCGCACCATCACCCTCGACCAGAACACCACAACCATCCTGAGCGGCTACCACGCCCGCCGGGCACGCTGGCAACTGGTCAGCGGGCCTGACTGGCCCGACACCGGCCTGTTCTTCGTCCAGCCCAACGGGCACGCCTACCACCCGGAAAAAGTCAGCACCCGCTTCGAGCAACTCGTCGCAGACGCCCACCTACCACCCATCCGCCTGCATGACCTTCGGCACTGCGCCGCAACCTACCTCAAAGCATCCGGTGCCGACCTGAAAGACATCCAGGAAACTCTCGGGCACTCCTCCATCGCCATCACCAGCGACACCTACACGTCGGTCATCCACGAACTCGAAACCGAACGCGCCAAGGCCGACGCCGCGGCCCGCCTCGTTCCCCGCACCACCCGGATCGAAGAAGAAACCATGCATCCAGCGGCCGCCGTGCAGCAAGCGCTCGCCACCATCCACGAGCTCAAACCGGCGGGCACTACACGCCGTGACCGCAGCGCCTGA